Part of the Zea mays cultivar B73 chromosome 4, Zm-B73-REFERENCE-NAM-5.0, whole genome shotgun sequence genome is shown below.
GCCACAGCCACAACcaccagcagcaacagcagcagcaccagagtcaccagcagcagcagcaacagcagcagtggCTGCGGCGGAATCAGATTGCCCGCGAGGCCGCGGGCGCAGCCGTGACCAGCGAGCCGAAGGCCCTGGCGCCATCCACGGCCGCCGACGGCGTCAATTCGAGGTGAGATGACCTGAATTTAGGTCTTTGGGCAAAGCGTCGGGTTGCCGTCGTTCTTGGTGCGTTTTAGTACATAGTTTAAAGCACCAGGGGCGGGctttgcccccccccccccccccccccccccggcaaaATTGAACTAAATGCAGCTTGACGCTTGCTATCTGTGCGCAAACTCTGGCGATTGTCTCATCTCGGTAATTTTTGTGGTTTATTGATGCCCAAAAATGTGTTCCGAATTCTGATGACACATAAGTTGGGACGGCTAAGACTACAGTTTGCTGCATTTTAATTTCGTAACCAAACTAAGTGACTAGTAATACCCTTCACTAGCAGCTAGTAACATTTCTCAATTGCTTTGATTGGTTAATTATTGATAGCGACATGATTATTAGCAGCCACTCTTTGGAGATAGTTATACAAGAACTATGCTTGTCTATGTGCAGTTCGCAAGATTGGAAGGCCCAATTGAAGCTTCCACCTCCTGATACACGCTACAGGACAGAGGTAAGTTATGACATTTCAAGCTCCCTCCCTGTTGCAATTTTTGAAAGTTATAAATTCTCCCTCCATCCCAACTACCAAGCTAATAGGTCACTTCAGCTTTGTCCTATGTCAAAACTTCTCTTACTTTGACATAGTTAATTGGAAAATATATTTACATCAACAGGTTCAAATAAATGCAGTATCAAGGCATATTTGATGCGGAATTTAATGAAACTAATTTGATGTTGTAGACGTTTGTGTTTTTTCTTTGAACTTGGTCAAAGTTATATAAGTTTTACTTAGGTCAAAGCTAAAGCAATAGAGTTGTCACCCTAAACTTAGAAACAGCTAGTTATCTTCCACAGCACTTTTTCCTGTTATTTCATTGTTATTCTAGGAAAGAAACTTGATGCTGGGCTCAATTTTTCATTATTCCATTAAAATTTGTTGCAGGACTTGTCTTTATCCAATGTGCAGTTAGTCTTTTGTAATAAAAGTGCAGCATAGATTTTTTCTTTAGTTTTTAATCTTTACATCACACAGTCACAGTGGAATGTTATTCTGACCACCAGAAATTTCTGAGGGACTTAAATTTGGTAACTGTTTTTTGCAGCATATTGGTGTAATTATTACATGGTTGATGGTATCTATTTGTGTAGTACTAGGATCAATTTTGAGTCATCCTATCTAGCGATGCCAAGGGAATATGATTCACTATACAATTGTATGTTGCCACTGTATAGACAATTAGCTGGCATAGTTGAACTCATAAATGTTGTGGTACCCAGCTTTCTacatatgattttctgaagtttcCTTGTGCATGAAATAGAAGGGTTGGCAGGCCtggtgcagtggtgagagctgtctcactgaGTCACCAGGCCGCGTGTTCGAAGCAACCTCTCTGCATTTGCGAGGGAAGACTTGCCTCGGTTTATTCTTTTTCTAGACCCCACTCGTGTGGTAGCCTCTGACACTGGGTCTGTCTTGTGTATGACATGTCTTTTGGTCTAAAAGGAAAAGGTTATGAACATCTATGATTCAATATTTATGTGTTGTTTTCTCTTCTCTTTACCACATGCAAGTTTGGTCTTATGCGGAGCCTTATGTTGTTACTACTCTGCACTTGTGATTTATTTATATTTTCCCCCTTTCCCTTTAAATATTGTTCAGGATGTTACAGCCACCAAGGGCAATGAGTTTGAAGACTATTTTCTCAAGCGTGAACTCCTAATGGGTATTTACGAAAAGGGATTTGAAAGACCCTCTCCTATTCAAGAGGAAAGCATTCCTATTGCTTTAACTGGTAGTGACATTCTTGCAAGAGCGAAGAATGGAACTGGCAAGACTGCTGCATTTTGTATTCCTGCACTGGAAAAGATTGATCAAGAAAAAAATGCTATTCAAGGTCTGTTCTATACTCTGGATTTTTATTTGATATCCAACGGATTTGAAAGATTCTAAGATGATTTAACTTGATCTCTTCCATAGTGGCAGTGGTGTTATTTTTTTCATTACTCAGGTTTCTTTTTTGGCGTGCATGAATGTTCTTTGTTATTTAGATGTAATTTTCATTGTATATTTCATGAAAAAGCTTGAATAAGGTCTCTTTATGATTTGCAGTTGTTATATTGGTTCCCACAAGGGAATTGGCTCTACAAACATCACAAGTTTGTAAGGAGCTTGGTAAACATTTGAAGATCCAAGTTATGGTCACCACTGGTGGAACCAGCTTGAAGGATGATATTGTTCGTCTGTACCAACCCGTGCACTTAATTGTTGGAACACCTGGCCGTATTTTGGATCTTACAAAGAAAGGTGTTTGCATTTTGAAGGACTGTTCAATGCTTATTATGGATGAGGTAATTTATTTCAGGCTTTATCTGAGTGCTTTCGTATTATTACCTCATGTAAATGGCCCGTTTTATCACTCCTGTGCTGCATTTTATTCTGCAATGTATCTTGCCACTTATTTGTAACCTTAATGTCAAAGAGAATCCTGAAGGAAGGAGAGTTAAACTTTTCATTAACAACCAACGCTTGTGACTACCAAAAACATATTTATCTATAAGTTAGTGAACGTCTGTGTCAGAGTTGCACCCTAAATATATTACCTAGTAGTTGATTCTGCCTGCACCTATCTAAACTCAGGTTCCAACTGGAACCTGTTTATCAACTATTTGTCTTTTGCATTTCAATATAGCATGGGAGATTTTCTTATTTTCACAGTCAACTCTGAATACTAGATTTGACCCAAAAATAGCAGGGTTTAGTGTTGGTTGCAAGATGGTGGTGCACTCTTTCTTAAAACTATGGTGTGCATGTCATTGTCACTTGGACACTGTTAAGTTAGTTGCATAATATTTGTAAAATAAGAATGAATGAAGTTGTTAGAATGATCCTGAAAGATCATGTCTAGGCTTTAACGAGTCCCTTTTAAACTTTCACTCTGAAGTTATGCTTCTTGTGAACAAAAATAGTACCTAGTGAATAGAAACATGATAGGACTCTGTTATGCATCATTTAAGTAGCCAATGAACTGTTCTTTTTCTCGAATTATATTTTGTTTGAGTTATTGTATTATTGTGATTTCGGACCTTCATTCTTGACCTTTCCACAAAATAATCATATGGATATATTTTCCTTTCCCAGGCAGACAAGCTTCTCTCTCCTGAGTTTCAACCTTCCATAGAACAGTTGATTCGCTACCTCCCTGCTAGTCGACAGATTTTGATGTTCTCAGCGACATTCCCTGTGACTGTTAAGGAGTTCAAGGACAAATATCTTCCTAAACCTTATGTGATTAACCTTATGGATGAACTTACACTGAAGGGAATTACGCAGTTCTATGCTTTTGTTGAAGAACGACAGAAAGTTCACTGTCTCAACACCCTCTTTTCCAAGGTTTTGCTGATGAACACCTCTATTATTTCATGATTTATTTTCCTAGTGTATGAGGCTacattgttttatttttctttgtaTTATTGCCTGTTAGGGCTTTGTACTTTGGTCCATTTCGGACCTTTCTCTCTTTCAATATAATgacgcgcagttctcctgcgtgttcgagaaaaaaaaattaTTTCATGATTTATTTTACTAGGAATTTTGCTTCCCACCTAAGTCATAACGTGCAAGTCATTCAATTGTTGATTGTGGTACAGCTTCAAATCAATCAGTCAATAATATTCTGTAACTCTGTAAATCGTGTTGAACTATTGGCGAAGAAGATCACAGAGCTTGGTTATTCTTGCTTCTATATTCATGCAAAGATGCTACAGGACCACCGCAATAGAGTTTTCCATGATTTCCGTAATGGAGCGTGCAGGAATCTTGTTTGTACTGGTATGCTATTAATTTTCTTGTGGACGAACTCTTTCAGACATTTTTTTTCTTATGTACAATCTTTCTACTTTGTAGTTTTATGTCAGTGTTAAGTCCCTCGTTTCTTTATCCATGTCAGCAATATGCTATTTGATAGCATAATTTGAACTACCACCACTACTACGATTCATTATGTTTGCTCCATAGTTCACAGATCACAATGCACACTAACAGGGACCTTATCCCTGTCAGCAATAGGCTAGTTGATAGCATAATTTGAACTACTATTACAGTTCATGGTGTTGTTTCAAAATGCACAATAACAAGGAAGTTTTTGATATAAGCAAAAAGTGAAATTTGACTGAATGTGATTCAATCAGTTTCCTCCAAAGCATTGTAATTCGGGGTAGAGAGGGGAAACATGCCCTGActagcgaaagggcctctagttgagttggttaggtggtcttaaTAGCACTCCTAAAGTCCTGTGTTCGACTCCtcatgggagcgaatttcaggctgtggttaaaaaatcccctcgtctgtcccaTGCCAAAGTATAGGTCTAAGGTCCGGTCCTGGTTTCTCACATGTTCTGCGGTGTTGCTGTGTATGAGTGGGGCAGGGGTTcaggggttttctcgacctgcgtgaggtcttcttcttaatataatgcctAGGGTTGTCTTACCCCCGCAGGTCGAGTTTAACATGCCCTGACTATACTTTTGGTTTTTCAATGTACATAACATTTTGAGATGCATTCTCCCAATGCTATGTAGAAGCATAGTGAAACAGAAGACATGCAAATTACTAAGGTCAAACATTTTCCTACTATTTTAGTTCAAGTGGTGAAAGCTGAAATGACAAAGATGCTAGCCAGGTTATTAAGGCGTCGCTTAAGCATCGCTAAAGTGACACTTAAGTGGTAAGGTGGCCTTGGACATGTAAAGCATCCTGTCGCCTTGCCCGAGAGTAAGGTGAGGCACAGCGGCGGcgtgggggagagggagagagaggagagctgCGAGAGAGGAGAGCGGCGGCGGCACAgggggagggggagagagaggagagcggcTGAGAGcctgagagagagaggagagtggCGGCAGcaagggggagagggagagagaggagagcggcTGAGAGcctgagagagagaggagagcagCTGGTTGGGTTTAACCCTAGTGTGTTGGGCTGGGTTGTTTGTGGGCTTCTCTTTTTTTTCTGTTTCTTTCTTCTACTAGACTGAAATGGGCCTAATAGGCTTTACAATTGTGCAAGCTTACTTATTAAGTATGAattagttatatatatatatatatatatatatatatatatatatatatatatatatatatatataatatctgGCCTATTTTTTATATTTATCTAAATAATTAAGGCGTCGCCTCGCCTTACGCTTTATCGTCTAAAAGGTAAAAAGGAGGGTCGGTCGCCTTACTGCCTTAACTATGGATGCTAGAAATTCTTCAATGTCGATCAATTATGTTTCCAACATCTTTTCTATCAATTGGTTGCTGGAATGATATTGTGTTATATTATGAATGCTTCTGTTAAACAAAATGTGAAGGAGCCTTATGCTTTTGGACTTAGTGGGGCATGTAGGTAGTTTGTTGTACTGCTTGTTTCTCTTTTCTAACCAACTCTGTACCTTTTGTTTTGCAGATCTTTTTACAAGGGGAATAGATATTCAAGCTGTGAatgttgttatcaattttgatTTCCCCAAGAACTCTGAAACATATCTCCACAGGGTAGGATTGATTTAACTGTTCCTTTTATTTGTTTTCATTTCATTTCATAATGTAAAATTTGAGTGTGACATACTACGATGCATGACTAACATT
Proteins encoded:
- the LOC100282580 gene encoding ATP-dependent RNA helicase dhh1 — encoded protein: MDPRARYPSGVGNGRGGTPNYYGRGPSPQQPHQHHQQQQQQKQTSGAHHHQQYAQRQQQQHRHSHNHQQQQQQHQSHQQQQQQQQWLRRNQIAREAAGAAVTSEPKALAPSTAADGVNSSSQDWKAQLKLPPPDTRYRTEDVTATKGNEFEDYFLKRELLMGIYEKGFERPSPIQEESIPIALTGSDILARAKNGTGKTAAFCIPALEKIDQEKNAIQVVILVPTRELALQTSQVCKELGKHLKIQVMVTTGGTSLKDDIVRLYQPVHLIVGTPGRILDLTKKGVCILKDCSMLIMDEADKLLSPEFQPSIEQLIRYLPASRQILMFSATFPVTVKEFKDKYLPKPYVINLMDELTLKGITQFYAFVEERQKVHCLNTLFSKLQINQSIIFCNSVNRVELLAKKITELGYSCFYIHAKMLQDHRNRVFHDFRNGACRNLVCTDLFTRGIDIQAVNVVINFDFPKNSETYLHRVGRSGRFGHLGLAVNLITYEDRFNLYRIEQELGTEIKPIPPQIDQAIYCQ